The genomic interval GATGGTACTCAACTAAGATGGGATCTAGAAAATTGGTCACTACTAAGTCCCCTAGTAATTGAACACCAAAAGGTTTCCTGGGGTCATATGCCGTGAATGTAAGTTTAGTGGTAGGGTTCACTAGGAAGGCAGTCGACAAGGAGACGGGAGTATAAAACAGCCTCATAGGAGGAGAAATCAAGTTGGTGAAGAACGGTCATGGTTGCAAGAAGGAGAAGTTGACCATCAATTGGATGGCGAGTTGGACATTGTTGTAGATATGGAGTGATGATTGGAATAATAGACTCCAACATTATAACTCAATGACTAAGTGTTGCCATGTGGGACAAAACTTCTATATTCTAACAGATATGAATGTTAAAGATGAATTATTTAAATACACAAAAGAACAAATACTCACCGAAGGAGTAAAGCCATCATAGGGATTTTTACCAATTTTTGAATCTGCTAAGAGCCTCTTTGCATTCTGAATATATGAACTCAAACCACCAGGATAACTTGAATTGAGCCTAGCAacctaaaaataatttgttaagtgACAGATAAAGGATAACAGATCAATTTAGCAATGATTAGTCACAAGAATGAGTAGAAGATTGTAGTTTACTAATCGATCTgacaaaattaaagaaataaaataaatatctatAATCATATGTCACTTAAGCACAGAGTCTCTTCTCATatcttttcaaatattttgttcTTCTCTCCTAGGTCAGCTACATGCTAATTTCAAAAACCATGTGGCATCAAAAATAAACTTATTtggatattttaaagaggttatttATTTCGAAAAGTGAAAAATACAAGTTTGATGAATGAAATCCACTTCAGTGGCCTTTTGCAATCAGCTTCAGTTTTCATTTTGCTCATGTTTCTGcatctttaagagaaagaaatTTATCCACGAAAATTatttgtattgcagacatgagTTGTTAGGATAGTAACTGCTCTAAAACAAACTACAGTTTCTGAGAATCGTCTACATGTAGATTAAAGCTCATATTATAAACATGCAGTTTTAAATATGGCCTTTATTAAAATTTTGGCATTAACATCAAGAGGGATATGAAATTAATCACATCATTAATACACACATATACAGTATATGACTAGCATAGATAACCTGCTCAAAGAAATCCTTTTTCTTCCCATCATCAACACCTGGCTCTGGCCAATGTTCAAATAGATGTTTCTGTCCCTCTTGTAACAACATCTTTGCAAGCTCAATCTAGAGAAGTATGACAAAACAACATGTAAGTAaaataagatttttgaaattattttgttaaatgttaattaaaaatataaaatcaagTACAGAATTATTAAAGGCAAAAAAGAGTTTTTTTGACAGACATTTCTGATGCCTAACTTTTTGTCACGACATTGAAAATTTGTTGTAGTTACCAGAACCAATTACTCCTAGGGAAGGAGACCATCTAACCTAAAGGCAAGGCAAAATAAATACTTTAATTTGCATCAGGGGTATCAGCAAGCTACCTCTGAAGATCCAGGCTGTGCAGATAACATATGAAGCAAAGCCAGTTAGACTGCTAGGAAGtaggaaataaataataaatcatGATAACACGAGCtcaacacaatttttttttttttaaaaaaagaaccaAGTAGCTTCTATCTATGTTTCCCAATAAAATTCTGACATTCCTCGTCAAATCAAAATAAGAGAAACTCATGGCCATGGACTGAAACAATTTCAAATGAGAAAACCTGAGTCCATAGATAACATACATTCTTTCtcaaggataataaacaacagAAAAACTTTCACCATAAAGACTCAATAGCCActtaaaaaagaaataataaataataacaataaaaatatatcCTCCACCATATGTCCTATCGAAAAGATAGATTGAAATCTGAAACAGAATGGTTAGCATGATAAGGATTTCGAGGGGGGGAAATTCAAATCCTCTCCTAAAGCATGTAGATTAGATTGGACGGAAGAATAAAAAATCAATGCCCGGGTGCACTATAAGGGAAAGAACAACAGAGGCAGAACAAATTACAGCATTAAAACAAGACCGTTCGTGTCGTTGGATTGTATGTTAAGCAAAACGGTAACTATCAAACATAATACGAAGTAGTAACAAGGAATAACAATTTCTCATGCATTACCAAAATCGTTTCAATATAATTTTGATTGAaccctaaaaatatatttttggagAAAAATGCAGAAAGCTACAACTATTCTCTGAATCGACATTTAAGCCGAGTAACTTTGAAGGAAATGTAAAAATGTCATCACCTACTAACAGAACAATAACGTAGGCCACAAAAAGATCAAAGTATGTCTCtactttctgaaaaaaaaaacatttgagCTAAGTACACGCAGAGGCGCTCGTCGCCAACGGCACCAAAAGTACGATTTCTAGTTTTCTTCGTGCAAAGATGAGAATTTTCCAAGAAGATCCAAATCCAAAGTGCCGAATAAACTGGACCGAATctaaacaacaacgattttaTCTTTCCGTTCAATTATTGTTTAAAAAAAGGCCAAGAGCGCTTGAAACCTGCTCCGGCGAGAGGACCGTCAGATTCTTCTGGAGATTCGGGACGGCCGCGGCCCAACCATCGTCGTCCCCAGAGAATATCAACTCGGAAAGCTTCTCGGCAACGGCAGCGGCAGCAGCAACGGCCATCTCGAAGgcgaagaggagaaggatgagCGCGGAAGGAAGCGGAATATGGAAAGAGTCGTCCGCTCCACGCGACTCCCTATCACACGGGATACATGGACAACTGTAGGAAGCACAAGAGCCGGCGGGGATCCTCTCCAATTCGTCAAACAAAAATAGCCTTCTCGTCTCGTCCCTCCGTTAGAATAATAGACAGTCAAGATGTTAAGTTCTCTTGTGATATCGGTCCTGATCCGGATTGGAAACGTCGATAGATGAGTAGGGATTGGCGGGGATTCCCATGCTACGGTTCTGGAATAGCGCCGTCCGAACCGCATCTAAGTGGAATTTGAAtggaataaattatttttattagaattttaaaataaaaaagaatttgcATTTAACGATTATTTTattgaattgttttttttttaaagtactcaacaaaataattaattaattaataaattaaagtaaTCTGTGTGATTGGTACATTAAGTTGGTTCGTTATTAAAGGCCGATATTTACGGTGGagtttttttggaaattttcataAAGGCAATTAGGGgaataattaaaaagaaaattaaaaaataataatgaattGAATTCCTCTCTTAAAACTAAAATATTACTAACTTCCAAAAAGTTAtcctataaaaaataataaattcgtCAATGGAAGTTTCTTTTTATGAAAGGGCATAAATCAGTTTTTTCAGATATTATTCCATAATTAGATTTgtttttatattataaatttaaatttgatttttttgttttataaattaaaatattgttTATTAATTGGACAGTTAATAgagattataaaattatttattatattcTTTTCCTTGTTTTCCTAAGTCAgacattttataaaaatataatttttttgcaTGAATTAAAATTTACATCCACATTTTATTGatgtaattttttatattaataattatatatgtgactatttattattttatacaaTTAAGATATATCCTATTAACCTAatttttgatgaatcaaattagggttcaagttcacattaaattaattttataaaatattttttaaaaagttaaatttagaatgtatattaaaaataaaaataccatgattttaaaaacttggagggctttttcaatttttaaataaaatatttgaaccttcaaatatttaaaaaataaaaataaatgaaagCTTTTATAATCATCAAACTAGAGGTTTAGGTTTGTCTAATAAAACTCGGTCATAATGATATAATCTCCCAAAGCACAATAACCATCAGACTTAGAACAGAAGCCCTTAGAAAATAGAAATGTTTTTGGATCCAAACTAATCAAAGAGGGAGAATCCCATGTCCTCGTCACtctcctccttctcttccttcttttcctcggcaggaggtgcctcaggagcTGCTGCTCCACCACCAGCGCCTGCCGCTGCAGCGCCTGATGGAGCACCACCGCCGATGAATGCACCACCACCTCCGCCACCGCCGATGATTACCTGCACCATATAACACAAATACACATGAAATGGCAATATGATTGGTgcaaagaattcaatctggacaGCAACATAAAAATTGATAACATGGGAGCTAATGGTTTTGAGGCTATAAATGTAGAGAAACTCTGAGGCTATAAATTATCAATAAGATGATAAATCGCTCAATGGTGAATTGCAGTGAGGTAAAGTTTAGTCTTGCAGGCAAAATAGTGCATACAGTAGCCAAAAAAATTAATGCATGGGGTATCAAATAACCACATGAGTACATGGATTAGAAGCACAGAAATATAAATACTGAACAAACAAGTATGAGCAAGATTAAGATGCCATACAAACCACTTGGTTTGCTATTTCATCCCGAAGCTATGTTTGTGGTATCTTTTTGGGATCAACTACAATCTCTATGGAGCCTGTATCATTAAGGCTACCAAATCAACTAAATCATAATTCCATTAAAGAAACTAAATCTTTCTTTTCTTGCTCTAATGATCTCTTTTGAAAGTCGACAACTTATTTTCTCAGATTTTATCATCTATTTGAGATATAACTAATTCCCCTTTTACAAATGAATTCTAAGTAAGATCATTAGATTTATGGCAGAACAAAATATTAATCCGATCAGATTAGTTACTACTGTAAACGTAAcatggaaaaaaaattttaaaaagaagaaatagaatttAGTTGGACGGAGGAAGATCATTATCCAACACTCATTCTTCCATGTCTATCCATGCTATACCTACAAATGAACAAGGCAGAGTCAATATCTCAGCAAGTTGATATGCTAAGTAGGTGCTGCTTCTCTTAAAAAATACCATTTTTGGTTACAATTATTCAAAGAATATAATTTCACTGAATCAATTATTGAAGTCATTTTTGCTCAAATATCTAACTTTAACGTGGATCAAAAGAATTATCAATAAGATCATTAGAATTAACGAAGGAAAAAAAAACCAACACTACTCAGAATACTACGAAAGGCACAAAAACGAACACAGAACAGAACCATATAGTTTTATACGGTGTGCAAGATATAATCAATTCAACAGCAAGATCAATGTAAAGATCGATCAGATCTCTCACCTGGAAGACGGCCGAAGACGGGGAGACTAATGAGAAGGACGACTGTACGCCGCCGGAGGAGTCAACACCGAGCACTGCACGAACAAGCTGCCGTTGGAGATCAAAGGTCGAAGCAGCCGAGGCCTCGAGATCGCCAGAAAGCTGCTTCGCGGTCCATTCGCTGCCCGAGCTGCGACACACGAAGGTGAAGACGCCCATTTCTCACTTCTACGACCTCGCGCCGACGTCAATTCGCTAACCCTAATCCAGGCCTTTCTTCTTTTTATACTTACGTGGAAATAATCTCTAGACATACAAGCCCATCGTAAGTTAGTTAATAACGATAATACCCTCGCGTGAAATCATCGTGACATGATTGGGCCTAAAGCCCAATATTTTACAAGTGATACGTAATCCAATAAATAAACtttatttttaatcattttaagGAAAACAATAATTATTTATTATACGCCATACCATAGAAGATAAAATTtaagggaatttttagatatATATAGTAAATGTATTAATTGAATTGTCATTTCAAACCCTAGTTTCCTTTTTTACGGTTTAGAAAAATCTAAACTATAACTCATATATACACCCCTAggcttattttctaatttcaaatatatactatcttctaaattttttccataaaatatataataataataataataatatcgaaTTCAATTATGAATTATTTaagcaaaaatttaaaattaaatcaatttcacCTAGGACCTAATCAAAACTATGTCTGTAAATTTATAACTTTAGGGGCCAAAATATATTTCTCTTCCTATAAATAGATACCCAGCTCGACTTCTATCTTCACCGTCTTTGTCCACCGGTTCGATTTAATTCCCTAGAGAGATAGAGAGAGACGACGGCTGCAGCGCCGGCGGCGATGAAGAAGCTGGAGGGGTTCCGCAAGATCGGGCAACTGAAGCACGTGATACGAAAGTGGCGATCGCTCACCCTTGGATGCGGATCCGTCGACGACGGTGGCTCCACGCCCCCGCCTGGGTCTCTTCCCGTCTACGTTGGGCCTGATCAACAGCGCTTCGTGATCCCTATCCGGGCCCTCAAATTCCCTGCCGTATACGGTTTACTCCGCCTCAAGGAGGAGCAATACGCCTTCCCTGTCCGCGACGTAGGCTGCCTCGTCTTCCCCTGCGACCCGGACTTCTTCGGATTCGTCCTTGACACCCTCAATCGCGACGAGGCACGCTACGGTAATATGTCCCTAGACGCCTTCGTTGCCCTCTTCTCCGATCTCAACAACTCCGAAGCCGCCAACGACTCTCCGTGCCGCTACTCCTCCTCCTGCAACACCTTCTCCCGTCTCCTCACCAGAACCACCAGTGCTTGTTCAACGTCAGCACCAATCTCTCCCCGGAACATATGATTCGAGGAAGAATTCGTCCATGGATCTTGCAGTTCTCCAATGTTTTGATGTTTCTTTTTCATGCCCTTTCTCCTTTTTTTTGGAAAGGATTCAAACCTAAATAATCCGACTCCTTACGCTTTTAGTACGATGGAGGAGTTATGAATTCCTTTGTTTTtcctatcttttttatttttattttttgatttatgaCTAAAAGATTGGATCTTGATGATTTATTCCTGATAAGCATTAATTAACTTTTGTGTTTGATCTGATTGATgatttctatttttcatttagaAAGAAAGAAATTGTCTTGAATATTTCAAGGCTTGTATTTCTCTGTGTCACCACCGTGTGCGTAGATTTAAAGATTAttcaatataataaattttacaatatgCAATATGGTctgcaataaaaataaaaatagggcTTATCTATAATTTCAGAATATCCAAGGGTGGATACTATTGAGTGAGTCATAATATTATGTACCTCGTGGTAATCTTGATATGCTGTACTCATGGGCCATAACGCCCCCTTTGTTGCACTCGCGGTACTAAAAGTGCTTGATATCTTTTTTTACTATGAGTCTTGATATGATGCGTAGCTAAGGGGGGTGGTTGATGGTCCATTAGGGGTGTTGCGCCCACATGTTCGTCTCTCTCTACTATGTAACCCTAGCACATATACTAGGAGTGCGGGATATTTTTTTTCTGACTATGAATCCTAATATCCAACCAGAGAGGTGGCTGATGTGGCATTAGGTGTGGCCCCATATGTGATTGCCCCCTTGCACGCTAGGGGTGCACGATTGAGAGGGTTGTCGATGTCTACACCAAATGTGCAAGATATCTTTTCTGACTATGAACCTTAATATCTTACACCCTTTGCATGCATGCTAGAGAAGGGCAACCGACATAATAGTGTTCCTAGCTTGTTAGATATATTTTCTAACTATGACACTAATATCCTACACTCTTGACATCCTCACCAAGGGTGCGTGGATGAGGGGGCGATCAACATGCATTAGGGGTTGGACCCTCCATGTGGTCGCCCCTGCTGCACACGTCAATGGTGTAAGATATATTTTCTGACTATGAACCATGATATCTTACACCTTTAATATATGACAGTTGAGGGGACAGTTGACCTTGATATTAagattttttcttttttactATGAACCTTGATATTTTACACCCTGAGCTTACTTTAGGGGAGTGGAGGATATCTTACATGATATCctttagtaattttaaaattactaaactaTGTATTGGACAGAAGGTATTTTGAAAATTAGGCGGACTTTTTTAAATTCTATAATGTATTGCCCGGATTAGGTAAATTCTGAAAACTCAATGAATCCTTTTGATACATTGCCAAAATTAcatttgaaaacaaaaataaacaaaacacATTTAAACGCTCTTATTTGTTAATATATGACTTATTTGCCCCTCCCAAGAATTATGTTATTACGAAAAACAATCCCCAAATTTTCATTTAATAGACGGCGATCCATGTCCGCTTTCACGCCGCAAGAACTGGGCAGAAGACTATGGTGGCGTGCTTCGCGATCTGCAAGCTGAACTGCCCTCCCTTCTCCGTCACGTCGATCTTCTCCGTCCCCGGAGGCGGCACCATCTCGAACTCCTTCACCAGCTTTCCCACGACGAGCCCTAGCAGCGGCATCGCCAGGATGATCCCGGGGCAGCTCCGCCGGCCCACCCCGAACGGAAGGAACCGAAAGTCCACCTTCCCGCCGCCTACCATCGCCTCCACCTCCCCCTCCTCCTCCAGGAACCTCTCCGGCCTGAACTCCTCCGGCCGCACCCACCACTCCGGGTTGTTCCCCAGCCACCACGCGTTCACGATGACCTTCGTCCGCTTGGGGATTTCGTACCCACCGAGCTTGGCCGCGTCGAGGTTCATGTGGGGGACCAGCAGCGGGATCGGCGAGTGCAGTCGGAGCGTCTCCTTCACCACCGCCTGCAGGTACGGCAGCCGAGGCAGGCTTGTCTCCGTCACCGGCTCCTCGCCCAGAACTCGCTGAAGTTCCTCTCGAAGCCGCTTCTGACAACTCGGGTGGTTCACCAGCTCCGCCAGTGCCCACTCCATTCCCCACAACGTCGTCTCTATGGCTGCAGTCCACATCCATCAATCGATCAATCACTTGTAAGTGTAAGATCGATTTATGCTCAATCCATAGTTAAATTGATTACCTGCAACGTTAATGTTCTCGACGATGTAGAGGACGTTGTCGGAGCTGATCTCTCCGTTCATCTCTGCTTCGAGTATGTAGTCCATAGCGCACCTCAGCCGGTCGCTGCTTCCGTCTCTGGTGGACATCACCTTCCTGTTCCGAAATCGAaaaattagggcaaaatcaagTCTTGTCGTGGTAGCGGTATCGATTCCAACGATTTGGTCAAGTACCTTCTTTTCTCAACATAGTTATCGTTGAAGAAGGCGAGCCGACGGCTCTGCAGGTCCCTGCATTTCTCCAAGTAGCCCTTCAAGAAGGGCCTCAGGATGGGGATGAAGTCGCCGTAGTTGTAATCGAAGCTCTGCGCGAGGCGGCTCCGCTCCGAGTTGAACCGCGTAGCCTGTTGGAACAGAGGGTCCTCCGCCGACTCGAACCGCACGTCAAACATCATCCTGTACATGATGTTGTAGAGCATGAGCTGGAGGCGGCGGCGCACCACTACGCCCTCCGTCGGCGCCGCCCGCAGGCTCTCCACCACCGCGTTCATCTCCTCCTGCCACATCTCCCGATACTGCGCCACCACCTTATTAGTGAAGAAGGGCATGGTCATGATCCGGCGCATCTTGCGCCAGTGGTCGCCATACTCCGTGAACACCATATCCTTGCCGCTGTCGGTGAAGATGTCCCACACCAGGTTGCGCGGCCGCGAGCCGAACTCCACGCCCTGCGTGTGGAGCACCTCGGCGGCGAGCTTGGGGTCGGAGACCACCGCCAGGTTCCGCACGCCCAGCCGCAGCAGGAACACAT from Zingiber officinale cultivar Zhangliang chromosome 6B, Zo_v1.1, whole genome shotgun sequence carries:
- the LOC121988663 gene encoding 60S acidic ribosomal protein P3-like produces the protein MGVFTFVCRSSGSEWTAKQLSGDLEASAASTFDLQRQLVRAVLGVDSSGGVQSSFSLVSPSSAVFQVIIGGGGGGGAFIGGGAPSGAAAAGAGGGAAAPEAPPAEEKKEEKEESDEDMGFSLFD
- the LOC121991327 gene encoding auxin-responsive protein SAUR50-like is translated as MKKLEGFRKIGQLKHVIRKWRSLTLGCGSVDDGGSTPPPGSLPVYVGPDQQRFVIPIRALKFPAVYGLLRLKEEQYAFPVRDVGCLVFPCDPDFFGFVLDTLNRDEARYGNMSLDAFVALFSDLNNSEAANDSPCRYSSSCNTFSRLLTRTTSACSTSAPISPRNI
- the LOC121988665 gene encoding cytochrome P450 CYP73A100-like is translated as MAISVSRFAALTFLAVASACLVKFGQLPVAACIPLVFVLPFFFVTYGGGGDGKTPPGPVALPVFGNWIQVGNDLNHRNLVGMAKKYGDVFLLRLGVRNLAVVSDPKLAAEVLHTQGVEFGSRPRNLVWDIFTDSGKDMVFTEYGDHWRKMRRIMTMPFFTNKVVAQYREMWQEEMNAVVESLRAAPTEGVVVRRRLQLMLYNIMYRMMFDVRFESAEDPLFQQATRFNSERSRLAQSFDYNYGDFIPILRPFLKGYLEKCRDLQSRRLAFFNDNYVEKRRKVMSTRDGSSDRLRCAMDYILEAEMNGEISSDNVLYIVENINVAAIETTLWGMEWALAELVNHPSCQKRLREELQRVLGEEPVTETSLPRLPYLQAVVKETLRLHSPIPLLVPHMNLDAAKLGGYEIPKRTKVIVNAWWLGNNPEWWVRPEEFRPERFLEEEGEVEAMVGGGKVDFRFLPFGVGRRSCPGIILAMPLLGLVVGKLVKEFEMVPPPGTEKIDVTEKGGQFSLQIAKHATIVFCPVLAA